Within Pseudomonadota bacterium, the genomic segment GACTTGCTCTAGCTGTCGTCGCCCAGAACGTCCGTTAGGCTGACTTCGCCACTGCCGCGCCTGGCCGGCTTCTGCTGGCTCTCGTGAGGTCGCCAGGCGGTCAGATAGATAACCTGGAAAGTCGCGGGCACGCGTCCTTCACGATCGGCAAACCGTTCGTGATAGGCGGCGACGGATGCCAGGATGACATCGCGCCGGCTCATATGGCGTGGGCGTTCGACCGCGGCGTTGGTCTCGCCCATGTGGCGGAGGTCGCGCATTAGCGCGAGCGCGTCGGGGTAGGTGACGTCAATGCGGTCGCTGTCGACGACGGGCAGGGCGAAGCCGGCGCGCTGAAGCAAGGCGCCGGCATCGCGTACGTCGACCAGTGGCGCGATGCGCAGCGCCATGCCGTCGGTTGCGGCAAGTTCCGCCTCGCCGAGCGCCTGGCCGAGCTCGTTGAGCGTCTGGACGCCGAAGAGGCTCGCCAGAAATAGACCGTCGGGTTTGAGGGCGCGGCGAATCTGGCTCAACACGCCCGGTAGATCGTTCGCCCAATGCAGCGCGAGATTGCTGATGACCAGATCCAGGCTGCCCTCGGCGAAGGGCAGGACTTCTTCGTCGCAGATCACGCCGTGGGACAAGGCATCGCCGGACGCACCCAAAGAAAGGTTGGTCTCAACCAATCTCTCGACGCCGCCATGCCCGGCAAGCAAGTCACCCAATAGACCGTGCCGGGCACCGATCTCGACCGCCAACGGAAAGACGCGGGTAATGTCATCAAGCCTGTCGACAAGACGTTCGCCGACCTCGCGAAAGAGGAAGTCGTGATCGGCAAAGCTGGCGGCCGCACGTTCCCGGTTGCGGCGAACCGTCGCGCGATCGAAGACCTGGGCCGGGGTGTCCATGATGGTCCCTATTGCCAGGGTGTTGGCGGTCCGGCAACGGCGGTCTTGAACTTTCGTCCGAATCGCCCCCGAATTGGCGGATGACCGAGCACGCCACATTTCTCGATCGCGTTCGCTGGACCGGCAGGTTGGCGCTCGACACCGTGCTGCCGCCCCGCTGCCTTGCCTGCGGCGAGATCGTCGACCAACAGGGCCAGGTTTGCGCGACCTGCTGGCCTGTCCTCGACTTTATCGCTCGGCCGTACTGCACGGTCTGCGGTACGCCGTTCGCCTATGACATGGGTGAAGATGCCGTTTGCGGCAGTTGTTCCGCCGAGGCGCCGGCATTCGATCGTGGCCGGGCGGCGCTCGTCTACAATGATCTTGCCGGCCGCTTGATCGTCGGTTTCAAACACGCCGACAGGACACTCCATGCGCCGGTCTTTGCGCGCTGGCTTGCAGTGGCCGGTGCAGATCTCTTGGGCGATGCGAACCTGGTGACCGCGGTGCCGTTGCACCGCCATCGCCTTTGGCGGCGACGTTTCAATCAATCCGTCATGATGGCGCACGCTCTAGCTTCGAAGACGGAAGCTCGGGTCGTGCCGGACCTTCTCGTACGGAACCGGCGGACGCCGAGTCAGAGCGGGCGCACGCGCCTGCAGCGGTTCGAGAACGTACGCGGTGCATTCGCTGTCAAACCGTCTCTCGCCAGTGCGGTAACCGGTCAGCGGATTATCGTTGTGGATGACGTCTTTACCACTGGCGCCACGCTGAGTGCCGTGGCGCGCTGCTTGAAGCAGGCCGGGGCGGCTCACGTCGATGTGTTAACCCTTGCACGGGTCGTGCGCCACCCTACCTAAAGTCCGATCGAGCCGCATCGATCCGATGTGGGTCGTGAATCGGCCTCTACTGATAGAGGGGAGCAAGAATCACACATTGGATCGAATCCAATGCGATCTTGCTCAGACGTGCTAGATTGTGCGGAGACTTGGAGAAGACCGTCCGATGGCCGAAGTCGTTATGTATTCCACCATGTTCTGCCCGTTCTGCATGCGGGCAAAGGCGCTTTTGAAGGACAAGGGCGTCGATTTCGAAGAGATCGACGTGATGTTCGACAGCGCCAAGCGCGCCGAGATGACCGAGCGGTCGGGCGGCGGGCGCACGGTGCCGCAGATCTTTATCGACGGCGAGCCGATCGGCGGGTTTGATGAATTGAACGCCCTCGACAAGGAGGGTCGCCTGGATGGCCTCTTGGGAATAGCCGCATGACCACACCCCTCACCATCGCCTGCGTGCAGGTCAACGCCGACGGCAATGTCGAGCGTAACATCGACAATGCCGTCAACCTGGTGCGCCAGGCCGCCGATGCCGGCGCCGAGCTGATCGGCCTGCCCGAAAACGTCGCGCTCATGGCGGCGAGCGAGGAAGAACGGCTCGACAAAGCCTATGCGCCAAAGGACCACCCGGCGCTGATCGCGTTTGCCGCGGTCGCGAAGGAGAAGGGGATTTGGCTACAGGCCGGTTCGGTCGCAGCGCTGCGGCCGGACGGCGACCTCGCCAACCACGCGTTCTTCTTCGGGCCGGACGGCGAAACCGTCGCGGACTACCAGAAGATCCACATGTTCGATGTCGATCTGCCTGATGGATCCGTCTATCGCGAATCCAAGATGTTTCATCCGGGCGACCAGGCCGTTCTGGCGCCGACCCCGTGGGGTCCGCTGGGCATGACCGTCTGCTATGACCTCAGGTTCCCGCAGTTCTACCGTGACCTCGCGCAGGCCGGTGCGCGGCTCCTGACCGTGCCCGCGGCGTTCACCAAGGTGACGGGCGATGCCCATTGGGAACTCCTGCTGCGCGCCCGCGCGGTCGAGAACGGTTGTTTCGTGTTCGCGCCGTGCCAGACCGGAAACCATCCGGGCAACCGGCGCACCTGCGGTCATTCCCTCATCATTGATCCGTGGGGCGTGGTCCTGGCCGACGGCGGCACCGATGTTGGTTTCATCAGCGCGACCGTCGACATGGACGAGGTCGATCGTATCCGCGGTATCATCCCGTCACTGACCCACGACCGCGCCTACAAGCCGCCGGTCGGTGAACACCGCGACGCCGCGGAGTAGGCGACAGAAGTCTAAGCATCCCCCTTACCCAGCTACGGCTAGTGAACTGACGATCCCAAGCCTGCGCAACCCTCTCCCCCCTCGCGAGGGGGCGAGCGATGATGGCTCGATGCTTGAACCCTCTCACGAGGTCCGGAAGAGGTAGGGGCCGGACGCGTGAGTGTTGGGAGGGTAAGGGTTGTCTCCGCTAGGCCTCGCGGCGCGCGGCGATGCGCTGCACGGCCGCCGGGTTTGGCCGATCGACAATCAGATCTTCATACGCCAGCACGCGCAGGTGCGTTGCCGTAACGGCGAGCAATTCGCCGGGCTGCAGCAGAAAGTTCGGATTGCGCGGACGCCCGAACTGCTCGTTGCCCAGGGCGAAGGTCTCGTAGATAAGCATGCCGCCGGGCGCGACCGCTTCGACAAGGCGCGCCAACAACGGTCGATAGAGATAGTTGGCGACGACCACGCCAGCGAAGGTCTGGCCGGCGAAGGGCCAGGGCTGACCTGACTCCAGGTCGACGGCTACCAGCTTCAGGCCGGACCGGCCGGCCAGGTCGCTCATGCCGGAGATATCGATGTCGGCTGCTGTGACCGGATGGCCGAGATCAAGGAACAGTCGGGTATGGCGACCGCCGCCGCACGCCAAATCCAGAATCGGTCCGTGCGGTGGGACAAAACCGGCAAATCGGCTGATCCAAGGTGACGGATCGGCGGTATGAGCATGCGGGGCGGGCGTGTCGGTCATCGGTCCGTCATCTTGCATTTTTGCGGTTATGGTCTCATATAGGACACTAAGTGCTATCTAACGCTATGATATATAAGAAAGTTCCTGGTGAATGATCGTTTTTGACCTCAAATGTGCGAATGACCACGTCTTCGAAGGCTGGTTTGCCGACAGCGCGACCTTTGACCAGCAGGTCAAGGCGGGTGAGGTCACATGCCCCTATTGCGGTTCGCCCGATGTGAGGAAGGCGCTGATGGCGCCCAACGTTGCCACCCGTTCCTCGGCTGCCAAGAGTGAGGAGACGTCGCCCTCAAACGACATGGTCTCGGTCGCCAAGCAGAAGGAGGAGGCCGGCAAGGTCATGGCGATGATGCGCGCGGTCAAGGATCACGTTGAACAGAACTTTGACAACGTTGGCACCGAGTTCGCCGGCGAAGCGCGCAAGATCCATTTTGGCGACGCCGAGAAACGCAACATCTACGGCAAGGCGACCCGGGAAGAAGCCCAGGAACTGAAAGACGAGGGTGTCGAGTTCGGCGAGCTACCTGACCTTCCCGATCTCGATAGCTAATCAGGCGGCCGGCAACGCCCGTTCCGCTAAGCGCGCCCAATAGCTCGCGCCCAGCGGCAACACCTCATCGTTGAAATCGTAGTGCGGGTTGTGCAGCAGACACCCGCCTTCTTCCGGCCCGTTACCGATCAGGATGTAGCAGCCGGGTTTTTCCTGCAGCATGAAGGCGAAATCTTCCGACCCCATGTCCGGTTCGAAGGCGCGATCAACATATTCGTCGCCCACCAGGTCGGCCGCGACCGAGGCGGCAAAATCGGTTTCGAACGGCGAGTTGACCGTGGCGGGATAACGCCGTTCGTAGTGGATCGTCGCAGTGCACCGATGGGCGGCGGCGATGTTCTCAACGATGCGGGTGATCGCCGGCTGCAACATGTCGCGCACACGATCGTCGAACCAGCGACATGTGCCGCGCAAGGTTACCTCATCGGGGATCACGTTCCAGGTGTCGCCGGCATGGATCTGCGTCACGCTGACGACAGCGGAGTGAAGCGGTGAAACTTCTCTGGAAACGACGGCTTTCAGCCCACTCACGATTTGCGCGGCGGGAACCAACGGATCGATGCCGCGGTCGGGCATGGCGGCGTGGGTACCGACACCCTTGACCTTGATTTCGAAGATATCAAACGCGGCCAGGAACGGGCCTTCGCGCACGGCAAACTGGCCGACAGGGATGCCCGGCGCGTTGTGCATGCCGTAGACCGAGTCGACCGGGAACATCTCGAACAGGCCATCCTCGATCATCACGCGGCCGCCGCCTTCGTTTTCTTCTGCCGGTTGAAAGATGAAATGGATGGTGCCGTCGAAGTTCTTGGTTTCGGCGAGATAGCGAGCGGCGCCTAGCAGCATCGTCGTATGACCATCATGGCCGCAGGCATGCATCTTGCCCTCGTGCTTTGAGACATGCTCGAACGTATTCTTCTCGTGGATGTGAAGTGCGTCGAGGTCGGCGCGTAGCCCGACGCGGCGGTCGCCATTGCCGTTCTTGAGCGTGCCGACAACGCCGGTCGTGGCGAGGCCGCGATGCACCTCGATGCCGAATTCCTCCAACAAGCCGGCGACGACGTCGGCGGTACGGTTTTCCTCGAAGGCGGTTTCGGGGTGGGCATGAATATCGCGCCGCCAGCGCGTCATGTCGTCATGGAATTCGGCGATACGGTTGATAATCGGCATGGAAGTCTCCGGGCTTTTATTCGGTGCGCCGGCGGGCGACCGTGACGGCGCGAACTTGAGGATGGATGAGAATATAGGCCAGAAGCAACGCCATGAGCACGCCATTCAGTACATAGGGCGCGCGCAGCCAGACCTCGTAGAGCGGCAGGGTGACGAAGGCGCCGATGACATGGCCGGACGCGCCAATGCCATTGATGATGCCGGCGGCCGAACCCTGCTCATCGGGATTGACGGCGAGCGACCCGGCGGCCGCGATGCCGGGTCGCAGCATGCCGTGACCGAATCCCAGGATGACCAGGGCCAGCATGATCGGCAGATAGCTGTTGCTGAGTGCGAACAGTACGAAACAGACCAGGCTGATCCCGGCACCGCCATAGAGCAGCACGCGTGGCGAGGGCTGAAATCGCTGGACGATAAAGAGCTGCACCACCAGCGCCGCCGCGGCGGAGACGGTCAGCCCCAGACCGACCTGACGCACCGCCTGGTCGGCGCCATACTCAAGCAGGTCGATCATGTAGAACCCAACGGACTGCATGGTGCCGGCCTGACATGTGACCATGAGTATCGACGCGATGACGAACGGCCTGATGCGTCGGTCCCAGGTTCGCACGCGTGGTGGCATCCGCTTGCCGCGCGGTGGCGTTCGTTCTGGCAGCATGAACCAGCACGCGATTGCGCTGCAGAAGGCCAGGCCCGCGACGACATAGAGCGGCGCGAGTGCCCCCAGGTCGACCAGCAAGGCGCCGATGCCCGGACCGACAATGATGCCAACACCGAACGCCGCACCGATGGTCGACAGCGCAGACGTCCGCTCGCGGCGCGTTGTGCGATCGGCGACATAGGCCTGCGATGCCGGAAAGGTGCCCGAGCCGAACATGCCGAAAATGGCACGCGTGACGACCATCAGCGGGAATGCGACGGCCAGGACCAGCGCACCGTTGATGCCGGCCTGAATCACGATCGCGAGCAACACCATGGAAACCGTGTATCCGGCGAGCCCAATCAGAATGACCGGCTTGCGACCGATGCGGTCGCTGCGCCGCCCCCAAAAGGGGCTGGCCACGATCCACAAGATAGCCGATAGCGCGAAGACGGCGCCCACCTGCCATTCCTGCATGGCGAGCTCGCGCGATAGCGGCGGCAGGATTGAAAGCAGCAGAGATTGGCCCATGCCCAGACACGTCAGCGAGACGAACAACAGGCGAAATGCGCGACGCCGTGCCTGCGGCGTCGTCGCCGTCGGCGGTGGTGTGTCGTCATCGATGAGAGAAATACCTGGTCTCCGGACTGTACGATCCCTTATAGACCACGCCCGCCGATCAACGCCAAGCCATGAGAGGTCGTATCATGCAGCGTGAGCATAGCTATCGTGTCGTCACCGAGTGGACCGGCGCCGCCGAAGGCTCCACCGTCAACTACAAGAGCTATTCGAGGACCTATGACCAGCAGATCGGCGACAAGCTGACATTGACCGGCTCGGCGGACACCACGTTTCTTGGCGACGCCTCCCTGGTCAATCCCGAAGATCTCATGGTCGCTGCGCTGTCGTCATGCCACATGCTGAGCTATCTCGCATGTTGCGCGCTCGACGGTGTCGAGGTGATCGCATACGAAGACGCGGCCGAAGGGGTCATGGTTGAAGAACGTGGCGCCGGACAGTTCCGTTCGGTCATGTTGCGACCGTCCGTGACAGTCGCCTCGGGCACCGACTTGGACAAGGCGCACGCGCTTCACAAGAAGGCGCACGAAGTCTGTTTCATCGCGCGTTCGGTCAACTTTCCGGTCGAGCACGATGCGCGGGTTATCGTCGCGGACTAGCGTCGCCGCGGCGAGCGGTGCCAGTCGATCCATTCGGGATGTTTACGACGCACCCACTGTATGAACTTCGCGATCTCGGGATGGCCGCGCAACGCTTCCGGCGTGTTGTAGTGGCGCGCCAGATCAGTCTCGTCCAACACCGCATGCACCTTCCGGTGACATACCTTGTGAAGCGGCGATTGGTGCTTGCCGCCGGCTGACTTCGGCACCCAGTGATGACGGTCGACACTCGGACCGTCAATCATCACGCGACCGCACAGCGGGCAGGGTCCAAGGTTGTCTGTCATGACGCTTGGCTGGTGTGTGCAAAGTTTGTGAACAACGGGCCGACCGCGTCAGATTTCCCAGGCTTCCATCGGTGTGCGCACCGGTTAGAATGTGCCATGATCAACGTGGTTTCGAAAGCCGTGGTGGGTTAGAGCGTGTCAGAACGATCCAGGTTACCGCAGCAGATTGAGGACATCGGCCAGTTGGCGGACGATGCCATCGATCTTGGCGCCGCCGCGTTGACTCTCGCGGCGCTCGACCGGGACGACGTGTCTCTGGAACCCTATCGTTCACATCTGGCGGCGTTGGCGGCCGACGCGGCGGCCCTGGGACATCGCGGCGGCGATCTCGACGGCCGGGCCTGGGCGCTTGCCCGCGTGCTCTACGAACGGCACGGCTATGCCGGCGATCAGGAAAGCTATGACGACCTGCGCAACGCCGATCTGATGAGTGTGATCGACCGGCGCAAGGGAATTCCCGTGTCGTTGGGTGTACTTTACATGCATACGGCACGCGCCATGGGATGGCATGTTACCGGTCTGAACTTTCCCTCGCACTTCCTGGTCCGTTTGGAGGGGCAGGGGGCGCGGTTGATCATCGATCCCTTCGAGGGCGGTCGTGTCATGGAGCCACAGGATATCCGGGCGTTGGCGAAGACCGTGTTCGGACCCGAAGCCGAGGTTGAACAGGGCTGGTTCGAGGCGGTCAGCAACCGCGACATCCTGCTTCGGTTGCTCAACAACACGAGAACGCGTTCGATCCAGGCCGGTGAGCTGGAACGCGGCGCCGAGATTACGCGTCGCATGATTGCGATCGCGCCGGATGCCACCAATCTGCAACGCGATCTGGGCATGGTCGAAGCGCATATCGGCAATGTCGGGGCGGCTATCGAGGCGCTCGCGAGCTACTTGCAGTCCGGGCCACGCGGCGCCGATAAGGCCGAGGTCGAACGCATGCTCAACAAGCTGCGCCAGGCGCTGAACTAGCCGCGTCACCGACGCGCGACGGATTGGGGGCGTCGCTACGTGTCAGAAAATCCAAATGTTCGACGCTGTGCGATAACGCGCATCCGGCGGTTGTGCTATGGTCGCCCGTGGAGCGTGGTTGGGTGACGCGGGGGACTTCTTTGAGATCATTGCATTGCATCGTCTTGGTGGGCTTGGCGTTTGTCTTGGCGGCATGCGGCTTGGCTGAGAGCCCTGTCCTCGATCCCAAGGGACCGGTTACCGAGATCGAACGCAATCTGATGTTGGAGACGCTGGCGATCATGATGATCGTCGTCATCCCGGTCTGGCTCATGGCCGCCTGGTTCATCCCACGTTATCGGGCGACTAACAAAAAAGCGCGCTACATGCCGAACTGGCAGTCGACCGGACTTGACGCCGTCACATGGCTTGTGCCGGCCGCGATCATCGTCACCGTCGGCACCTATGTCTGGATCTATACCCACAAGCTCGACCCCTACAAGACGATCGAAACAGAATCGGGTGCCGAACCGTTTGTCGTCGAGGTGGTCGCGCAGGATTGGAAGTGGCTGTTTCTCTACCCCGATCAGGGTGTCGCCAGTGTCAATGAGCTGGTCTTTCCCAGCGGCGTGCCGCTGGAACTCATCATCACGTCCGACACCGTCATGAACTCGTTCTACGTGCCGGCGCTCGGCAGTCAGATCTACGCCATGGCGGGTATGCAGACAGAGCTCAACCTGCTGGCCTGGGAGCCCGGCAAGTTTGTCGGCAGAAACGCCCAGTACAGCGGCAAGGGTTTCTCGCAACAGTACTTCGACGTGATCGCCGCGACGCAGGAAGACTTCGATGCCTGGGTCGAGACCGTCAAGCAGTCTGGCTTGACCCTGGATGATGCAACCTATCAAGAGCTCGCCAAACCCAGCACCGCGCATCCGATAACGCACTACGCGTCTTACGAAGCCGGGTTGTTCGACACGATCATGATGAAATACATGCACGCCCCAGGGCACATGCACGGCGCCGTGACCGGTGTGGAGGAATAGGGATGCTCGGTAGACTGACGATCGATGCGTTGCCGTTCTATAGCTGGATCGCCATGGGCGGTGCGGGCGTCACGGTCCTGGGCGGTGTCGTCATCTTCGTTCTGCTGACTTGGTTCAAGAAGTGGGGCTACTTCTGGAGCGAGTGGCTGACCAGCCTCGATCACAAGCGTATCGGCGTCATGTACATCGCGCTTGCGCTTCTGATGCTGGTACGCGGTTTTGTCGATGCCCTGATGATGCGCAGCCAGCAGGCCTTCGCCTACGATTCCGGTGGTTACCTGCCGGCTGGCCATTTCGATCAGGTGTTCAGTTCTCACGGCACGATCATGATCTTTTTCATGGCCATGCCGTTCATGACGGGGCTTTTCAACCTGATCGTGCCGCAGCAGATCGGCACGCGTGACGTCGCCTTTCCGTTCATGAACTCTCTCAGCCTGTGGTTCACCTCATCGGGTGCGGGCCTGGTGCTGGTGTCCCTGGTGATCGGCAAGTTTTCGACCGCCGGCTGGACCGGTTACCCGCCCTATTCGGGGCTTGAGTATTCGCCTGGCGTCGGCGTCGATTACTGGTTGTGGGCTGTGTTGATAAGCGGGATCGGCTCAACGCTGACCGGTATCAACTTCATTGTCACGATCCTCAAACGACGAGCGCCGGGCATGACGCTGTTGCGCATGCCGCTCTTCACCTGGACCGTTCTGGTCAGCAGCGTGCTCATGGCGTTTGCATTTCCCGCCTTGACCGTCGCCACCGGCCTACTCGCTCTTGACCGCTACCTCGATATGCACTTCTTCACGAATGCCGATGGCGGCAACATGATGAATTTCATCAGCCTGCTATGGATCTGGGGCCATCCCGAGGTCTACATCCTGATCCTGCCGGCCTTTGGTGTGTTCTCGGAAGTCGTCGCGACGTTCTCGCGCAAGGCTCTGTTCGGCTATAAATCGCTGGTCTTCGCGACGGCCGCGATCGGCATTCTCTCGTTTTCAGTCTGGCTGCACCACTTCTTCACGATGGGTGCGGGCGCCAATGTCAACGCGATATTCGGCATCGCCACAATGATCATCGGCGTGCCGACGGGCGTGAAGGTGTTCGACTGGCTGTTCACCATGTATCGCGGGCGCATCACGTTCGATCCGACGATGTACTGGACGATCGGCTTCATCGTGACCTTCGTCATCGGCGGCGTTACCGGCGTGTTGCTCGCCATCCCGCCCGTCGACTATTTGATGCACAACACGACCTTCCTGGTCGCCCACTTCCACAACATGATCATTCCCGGCGTGCTGTTCGGTTATGTCGCTGGCCTGATCTACTGGTTCCCCAAGGCGATCGGGTTCCAACTCAGCGCCAAGTGGGGCATTCGTGCCTTCTGGTGCTGGATCATCGGTTTCTACCTTGCCTTCATGCCGCTCTACTTCCTGGGCCTGCTCGGCATGCCGCGGCGCATGGAGCGTTATGAGATCGCTGCGTGGCAGCCTTACCTGATCATTGCCGCCATCGGTGCCGCGGTCATTCTGGCCGGTGTCGTCTGCATGGCGATGCAGTTGCTGGTCGGTATCAAAGAGCGTGAGAAAACGCGTGACCTCAGCGGCGATCCCTTCAACGGTCGTACGCTGGAATGGCTGACGTCGTCACCGGCCGCGCCTTACAACTTCGCCGTCATACCCAAGGTCGACAGCCTTGACGCCTTCTGGAAGATGAAGGTGGACGGTACCGCGTATCAGAGACCGTCGGGTTACACCGATATCGTGATGCCGAGAAATTCGAGCCTGGGTGTCATCGCGGGCGCCTTCTCCTTCGTCCTTGGCTTCGCCATGATCTGGTACATCTGGTGGCTGGCGGCCCTCAGTCTGCTGGTGATCGGCATCGTGGTCGTGGTGCGCAGCAGCATGGAAAACACGGACTACGTCATCACCGCCGACGAGGTCGCCGCGATCGAGGAGCAACGCTTCAACGATCTCGCGCGTGTGCCGCGCCACGACACGGGCGACCCCGCGGCAAGTCCGCAGGCCGCGCCGGCGCCGGGGAGTGCATCATGAGCGCGGATGTCGCGATGAACCCGCAACGTCGCGGACCGGAAGAGGAGGCGTACGAGGAACGGGCGTTCGGGTTCTGGCTCTACCTGATGACCGACGCCATTATCTTCGCGCTGCTGTTCGCGACCTATGTGGTAATGGCGCCCAACATCGCCTCGGCGCCCGCGCCCAAATCGCTGTTCGATCTCTGGCATACGGCGGGCGAGACGGCATTGCTTCTGGTCAGCAGCCTGACATTCGGCGTCGCCACCATATCGATGATCCAAGGCAAGAAGGGACAGGTTCTCCTGTGGCTCGCGGTCACCTTCGTGCTGGGCGCCGGCTTCGTCGCCATGGAGATCATGGAGTTCGCCGGCATGATCGCGGCGGGCGCCGGGCCGGGCGGCAGCGGTTCGCTCTCGGCCTTCTTCACCCTGGTCGGGACCCACGGCCTGCACGTCAGCCTGGGTCTTGTCTGGATCATCATCCTGGGACTGCAGGTGGCCGTGAAAGGGCTCACCATGCCCGTCACGTCGCGCCTGTTCCGCCTGGGCCTGTTCTGGCACTTCCTAGATATCGTCTGGATCGGGATCTTCTCGGTCGTCTACCTGCCGGGGATCATGTAGATGGAACACGCGACCGTCAGCGGTGGCCACAGCCTGAAGAACTACCTGATCGGCTTTGTGCTCGCCGTCATCTTGACCGCCATTCCGTTCGTGCTGGTCGCGATGGGGGCGCTGCCGCGCGTGACGATGTTCTTTGTCATCGCGATTGCGGCGGTCGTGCAGGTCTTCGTGCACCTGCGTTACTTCCTGAATCTGAGTTTGAAGGAAACACCGCGCGAGAACATCCTGGCCCTGGCCTTTGCCTGCGTGCTGGTCTTCCTGATGGTCGGTGGCACCATTTGGATCATGTTCAATCTGGAATACCGCCACGACATGTGATGGCGCACGGTGATGGTCTGACCACCGTGTCGGCGCGTATTTGGCTCGTCCTGGCTGGCCTGAACGGCGCCATCGCGGTCGCGGCCGGCGCCATGGCCGCGCATGTCGCCCAAGACGCCGGTGGCGAGACCGTCGCGACGGCCGCGCGTTATCAGATGTGGCACGCGCTCGCGCTTCTGGCGGTGGCGTGGATCTCGACGACCACACGGTACAAACTGGCCAACCTCGCCGGTTGCCTCTATTTCGCCGGCATCCTGCTTTTCTGCGGCTCTCTTTACCTCTCGGTCGCGGCCGGCTGGTCCGGCATCACGATGGCCGCGCCCTTTGGTGGCATCGCCTTCATCCTGGGCTGGCTGGTGCTGCTCGGCGCGGGCATTGGCCGGCTAAGAAAAGACTGAACAGGCTTAGATTGGTGGTCGTTTGTCGGCCCACGGACGATGTTTCTCGATCGCCGCGCCGATGCGAAGCGTGGTCAGGTCGTCGAACCGATGGCCGACAATCTGCAAGCCGGTCGGCAGACCGTTCCCCGCCCACCCTGACGGTACGGAGAGTGCCGGGCATTGCGCGATATTGTTGAAGGGCGGCGTCATTTCAGCGCAGAGCATCTTGCCGTCGGCATCTTCGCCCGACATCTCGCCTTCGGTTTTCTCCGCAGATGGCGCGGGAATGGGCGTGGTCGGGCAGAGTAGGGCATCGTAGCGTTCAAACACGTCGCACAGACTGAGCCACTGCTCGGTGCGGACGAACTCAAGCCGTTTGAGGGTGATCGCGTCAACTGTCCGCGCATGATCGAACATCTTAACAATGGTTGGATCGAGGTCGTCGCGCCGTTCGTCAAGATGCTGACCGAAGAACGCCGCCAGATAGACGGTCCAGTACTCATCCCAGGAATCGGAGACCTCTCGGGTCCAGCCCAGATCGACCTCCTCGACCGTGGCGCCAGCGTCGCGCAAGACG encodes:
- a CDS encoding OsmC family protein — translated: MQREHSYRVVTEWTGAAEGSTVNYKSYSRTYDQQIGDKLTLTGSADTTFLGDASLVNPEDLMVAALSSCHMLSYLACCALDGVEVIAYEDAAEGVMVEERGAGQFRSVMLRPSVTVASGTDLDKAHALHKKAHEVCFIARSVNFPVEHDARVIVAD
- a CDS encoding DUF1178 family protein; its protein translation is MIVFDLKCANDHVFEGWFADSATFDQQVKAGEVTCPYCGSPDVRKALMAPNVATRSSAAKSEETSPSNDMVSVAKQKEEAGKVMAMMRAVKDHVEQNFDNVGTEFAGEARKIHFGDAEKRNIYGKATREEAQELKDEGVEFGELPDLPDLDS
- a CDS encoding MFS transporter, which gives rise to MFVSLTCLGMGQSLLLSILPPLSRELAMQEWQVGAVFALSAILWIVASPFWGRRSDRIGRKPVILIGLAGYTVSMVLLAIVIQAGINGALVLAVAFPLMVVTRAIFGMFGSGTFPASQAYVADRTTRRERTSALSTIGAAFGVGIIVGPGIGALLVDLGALAPLYVVAGLAFCSAIACWFMLPERTPPRGKRMPPRVRTWDRRIRPFVIASILMVTCQAGTMQSVGFYMIDLLEYGADQAVRQVGLGLTVSAAAALVVQLFIVQRFQPSPRVLLYGGAGISLVCFVLFALSNSYLPIMLALVILGFGHGMLRPGIAAAGSLAVNPDEQGSAAGIINGIGASGHVIGAFVTLPLYEVWLRAPYVLNGVLMALLLAYILIHPQVRAVTVARRRTE
- the grxC gene encoding glutaredoxin 3 → MAEVVMYSTMFCPFCMRAKALLKDKGVDFEEIDVMFDSAKRAEMTERSGGGRTVPQIFIDGEPIGGFDELNALDKEGRLDGLLGIAA
- a CDS encoding carbon-nitrogen hydrolase family protein, whose product is MTTPLTIACVQVNADGNVERNIDNAVNLVRQAADAGAELIGLPENVALMAASEEERLDKAYAPKDHPALIAFAAVAKEKGIWLQAGSVAALRPDGDLANHAFFFGPDGETVADYQKIHMFDVDLPDGSVYRESKMFHPGDQAVLAPTPWGPLGMTVCYDLRFPQFYRDLAQAGARLLTVPAAFTKVTGDAHWELLLRARAVENGCFVFAPCQTGNHPGNRRTCGHSLIIDPWGVVLADGGTDVGFISATVDMDEVDRIRGIIPSLTHDRAYKPPVGEHRDAAE
- a CDS encoding methyltransferase domain-containing protein; the protein is MDTPAQVFDRATVRRNRERAAASFADHDFLFREVGERLVDRLDDITRVFPLAVEIGARHGLLGDLLAGHGGVERLVETNLSLGASGDALSHGVICDEEVLPFAEGSLDLVISNLALHWANDLPGVLSQIRRALKPDGLFLASLFGVQTLNELGQALGEAELAATDGMALRIAPLVDVRDAGALLQRAGFALPVVDSDRIDVTYPDALALMRDLRHMGETNAAVERPRHMSRRDVILASVAAYHERFADREGRVPATFQVIYLTAWRPHESQQKPARRGSGEVSLTDVLGDDS
- a CDS encoding ComF family protein is translated as MTEHATFLDRVRWTGRLALDTVLPPRCLACGEIVDQQGQVCATCWPVLDFIARPYCTVCGTPFAYDMGEDAVCGSCSAEAPAFDRGRAALVYNDLAGRLIVGFKHADRTLHAPVFARWLAVAGADLLGDANLVTAVPLHRHRLWRRRFNQSVMMAHALASKTEARVVPDLLVRNRRTPSQSGRTRLQRFENVRGAFAVKPSLASAVTGQRIIVVDDVFTTGATLSAVARCLKQAGAAHVDVLTLARVVRHPT
- a CDS encoding class I SAM-dependent methyltransferase, translating into MTDTPAPHAHTADPSPWISRFAGFVPPHGPILDLACGGGRHTRLFLDLGHPVTAADIDISGMSDLAGRSGLKLVAVDLESGQPWPFAGQTFAGVVVANYLYRPLLARLVEAVAPGGMLIYETFALGNEQFGRPRNPNFLLQPGELLAVTATHLRVLAYEDLIVDRPNPAAVQRIAARREA
- a CDS encoding M20 aminoacylase family protein yields the protein MPIINRIAEFHDDMTRWRRDIHAHPETAFEENRTADVVAGLLEEFGIEVHRGLATTGVVGTLKNGNGDRRVGLRADLDALHIHEKNTFEHVSKHEGKMHACGHDGHTTMLLGAARYLAETKNFDGTIHFIFQPAEENEGGGRVMIEDGLFEMFPVDSVYGMHNAPGIPVGQFAVREGPFLAAFDIFEIKVKGVGTHAAMPDRGIDPLVPAAQIVSGLKAVVSREVSPLHSAVVSVTQIHAGDTWNVIPDEVTLRGTCRWFDDRVRDMLQPAITRIVENIAAAHRCTATIHYERRYPATVNSPFETDFAASVAADLVGDEYVDRAFEPDMGSEDFAFMLQEKPGCYILIGNGPEEGGCLLHNPHYDFNDEVLPLGASYWARLAERALPAA